In Eupeodes corollae chromosome 3, idEupCoro1.1, whole genome shotgun sequence, a single genomic region encodes these proteins:
- the LOC129950269 gene encoding uncharacterized protein LOC129950269, giving the protein MEWSMDDALQLIEQYRVHPELWNRAYPKYKDKLCRFRAWSNIAEAFGCSKAEVERKMNVLLTQYRREKHKLLMKLYEGITPGPSKWYAFKRFEFLEGGGGADASLSMGVSRRKSRDMKYFNTMGLGLPLLIANSQSLTGWNGGGPFSPPNDRKNLCPIPIGFPNVQNTSDLLNSRNNPFNHTQTQKNENTTETIEIDEKDDDERQTTPAATASRDTTSAASVGGGGGGAGNFSAQQDNDEELEIKQEMSDFAHHPPLGRSDSHRSYNSSPDDNRTENDDFAQDLRVSAAAQGIDFSRYTLARGLLQQSERYDTNCSPPPPPLPTMSSRKQQTNQMHSNAQQQSGMTTSGNGNEQDDCDYVGSNVSIKLRSMERTQRIIAEKLISEVLFYGQIAELEKTAKIQPK; this is encoded by the exons ATGGAATGGTCAATGGACGATGCTTTGCAGTTGATCGAACAGTATCGTGTGCATCCGGAATTGTGGAACAGAGCTTATCCGAAGTACAAAGACAAACTGTGCAGATTCCGCGCGTGGTCGAATATTGCAGAGGCATTTGGTTGCAGCAAAGCAGAGGTGGAACGTAAAATGAATGTACTGCTGACGCAGTATCGGCGCGAAAAACATAAACTTTTGATGAAATTATACGAGGGTATCACGCCGGGACCCTCCAAGTGGTATGCATTTAAACGTTTCGAGTTTTTAGAGGGTGGTGGTGGCGCCGATGCATCATTGTCAATGGGGGTTAGCCGGAGGAAGAGTCGtgatatgaaatattttaatacg atgggACTAGGTTTGCCTTTACTTATAGCCAATAGCCAAAGTCTCACCGGATGGAATGGTGGTGGTCCTTTTTCGCCACCTAACGATAGGAAGAACCTCTGTCCCATACCAATTGGTTTTCCCAACGTCCAAAACACATCCGATCTACTCAACTCACGCAACAATCCCTTCAATCACACCCAAACTCAGAAAAACGAAAATACCACCGAGaccattgaaatcgatgaaaaggaCGACGACGAGCGCCAGACAACACCAGCCGCTACTGCCAGTCGCGATACCACATCAGCTGCATCTGTAGGAGGAGGTGGAGGTGGAGCTGGTAATTTTTCAGCTCAACAAGATAATGATGAAGAACTCGAAATCAAACAGGAAATGTCCGATTTCGCACATCACCCGCCCTTAGGTCGCTCCGATTCGCATCGATCGTACAACAGTTCGCCGGACGATAACAGAACCGAAAACGATGACTTTGCCCAGGACCTTCGCGTGAGTGCAGCAGCACAAGGCATCGATTTTAGTCGTTACACGCTGGCCCGTGGTCTGTTGCAACAATCGGAACGATATGATACCAATTGTTCTCCCCCGCCACCACCACTTCCAACCATGTCCTCACGAAAGCAACAGACCAATCAAATGCACTCGAATGCCCAACAACAATCGGGGATGACAACATCGGGAAATGGCAACGAACAGGACGATTGTGACTATGTTGGCTCGAATGTTTCCATAAAGCTACGTTCAATGGAGCGCACTCAAAGGATAATCGCCGAAAAACTCATCAGCGAGGTATTGTTTTATGGGCAAATTGCTGAACTCGAAAAGACTGCTAAAATACAACCCAAGTGA